The Fulvia fulva chromosome 13, complete sequence genome window below encodes:
- a CDS encoding Dothistromin biosynthesis regulatory protein aflJ, which produces MTMAAGFLQELKQGYVAHSALPAPFVKQPLLLDAAMFLSETLAPSALHMSLATKRYRRAQQTDQSAFNVAFNTKSSFTDSLGQHSRLKCQWPSFSRYAIADDDAGIEEILTKLGWLSLGEATVVDVGANTTSLASALTSKFPSLRVVVQYEDQAQANALSRTSSAIQLRNGLSTTPFESSSKLIESAAKAIERLETQHRAPGSSQCVTNAAVYVVRLGTASPFTPWHVLKAQATAELNAHAEVLRNQHLSW; this is translated from the exons ATGACAATGGCGGCCGGCTTTCTGCAAGAGCTAAAGCAGGGGTATGTCGCACACAGCGCTCTCCCGGCGCCATTTGTCAAACAGCCCCTGCTGCTAGACGCAGCCATGTTCTTGTCCGAGACCCTCGCGCCATCTGCTCTCCACATGTCTCTGGCGACGAAGCGGTACCGACGAGCTCAGCAGACTGACCAGAGTGCTTTCAATGTCGCTTTCAATACGAAGTCCAGCTTCACGGACTCTCTCGGACAACATTCTAGGCTGAAATGTCAATGGCCATCATTCTCGAGATATGCCATTGCTGATGACGACGCCGGCATCGAGGAGATTTTGACCAAGTTGGGCTGGTTGAGCCTAGGTGAGGCCACGGTGGTCGAT GTGGGAGCAAATACCACATCTCTCGCCAGCGCATTGACCAGCAAATTTCCATCGCTGCGAGTGGTGGTCCAATATGAGGACCAGGCTCAGGCTAATGCCTTGTCCCGTACATCATCAGCAATCCAGCTTAGAAACGGACTGTCAACAACGCCCTTTGAGTCAAGCAGCAAGCTTATTGAATCGGCTGCTAAAGCAATTGAACGCCTTGAAACCCAGCATCGAGCGCCGGGCTCATCGCAGTGCGTCACCAACGCAGCCGTCTACGTTGTGCGTCTTGGAACAGCCTCGCCCTTTACACCCTGGCATGTACTCAAAGCACAGGCTACAGCAGAGCTCAACGCTCATGCTGAAGTACTTCGCAACCAGCACTTATCCTGGTGA
- a CDS encoding Dothistromin biosynthesis regulatory protein aflR produces MPEPTRNSESSSSTCRRQSGAQHIATPKLKDSCTACATSKVKCSKDKPTCARCTRRGLTCDYGLSKRTGRTSHATAQKQQQQRQQQQNQQNGSDRRGSQPAVPVANMRSDTDQFISPIDLQEPSMLSPSLMPDFSSDSSQTGLDQWNPDLWSTMFSQNGTGSNDAPSSTMQTQCGTGNDIDDLFNSLTSYSMLGEPADTTMSNQHPQAFSDTSSSISPFDQLTSVSDIGSQDFSNVDLSMVNCVPAVQQPVEPANCCLNVALGFMTQLCATATSTCTMPGSHNGNNALPTIDSVITENRQIVDQIVKILECPCSHDEYLLTIVHLVVFKVMAWYAAAARDKPSFDEDMNWSDQPSARPSRTRTYSEEVLQFPPSIDGYSSDGSDQGRMAAQLVLSELHRVQRLINLLSQRLESVRLRNHVASSGSSASLESIGEDSVVGGVSLSSTAGSPLSSPTFDQLEADLRKRLRAVSFETIDVLRRN; encoded by the exons ATGCCTGAACCAACTCGCAACTCAGAGTCCAGCAGCTCGACATGTCGACGACAATCTGGTGCACAACATATTGCAACGCCTAAACTGAAAGACTCGTGCACTGCTTGTGCAACATCAAAAGTCAAATGTAGCAAAGACAAGCCAACCTGTGCTCGATGCACCCGACGCGGCCTGACGTGCGACTATGGTCTGTCGAAGCGTACTGGACGAACCTCTCACGCCACTGCTCAGAAGCAACAGCAACAACGACAGCAACAACAAAATCAACAAAATGGATCCGATAGGAGAGGCAGTCAGCCTGCAGTTCCCGTGGCCAACATGCGTTCAGACACAGATCAATTCATCTCGCCGATAGATCTTCAAGAGCCTTCGATGCTTTCACCCTCGCTCATGCCAGACTTCAGCAGCGATAGTTCGCAAACTGGCCTCGATCAATGGAATCCAGATCTGTGGTCGACAATGTTCTCTCAGAATGGAACAGGCTCGAACGATGCACCTTCATCCACAATGCAGACACAATGCGGCACTGGCAACGACATCGACGATCTCTTCAACTCCCTCACATCATACAGCATGCTCGGAGAGCCAGCAGATACCACCATGTCGAATCAGCATCCGCAGGCCTTCTCCGATACCTCTTCTTCGATAAGCCCATTCGATCAACTGACCTCGGTCTCCGACATTGGTAGCCAAGACTTTTCGAACGTGGATCTGTCTATGGTCAACTGTGTACCTGCTGTTCAGCAGCCCGTTGAGCCGGCCAACTGCTGCTTGAACGTCGCCCTTGGTTTCATGACACAATTGTGCGCCACTGCGACGTCGACATGTACCATGCCAGGTAGCCACAATGGCAACAACGCTCTACCAACCATCGACTCCGTCATCACGGAGAACAGGCAAATCGTCGACCAAATCGTGAAGATCCTCGAATGTCCCTGCTCGCATGACGAGTATCTACTCACCATCGTGCACCTAGTTGTCTTCAAGGTTATGGCTTG GTACGCAGCCGCAGCTCGCGACAAGCCATCTTTCGATGAAGACATGAATTGGTCCGATCAACCGTCTGCTCGTCCTTCACGTACCCGCACATACTCAGAGGAGGTGCTGCAATTTCCACCGAGTATCGATGGTTACAGTTCCGACGGCTCAGATCAGGGCAGGATGGCTGCTCAACTTGTTCTGAGCGAGCTGCATCGTGTCCAAAGACTTATCAACCTCCTGTCACAGCGCCTCGAAAGCGTCCGTTTGAGGAATCACGTTGCAAGCTCTGGGAGCAGTGCTAGCTTGGAAAGCATTGGCGAAGACTCTGTCGTTGGCGGAGTCTCTCTATCCTCCACAGCTGGATCGCCGCTGTCATCACCGACGTTTGATCAGCTCGAAGCTGATCTCAGAAAGCGTCTACGAGCAGTTTCATTCGAAACGATTGACGTTCTGCGCCGAAATTAG
- a CDS encoding Cytochrome P450 monooxygenase TRI13 codes for MSSFEAYSDLLRPWSWSNNSPPTTADLGKTELHHADTQNSSTNWSVYIYALLAVTLVYGLYNLYRAALPKPVPGIPCDNASRNRLMGDLPDAMKWMGERKEFWSFMQERCRQLNSPIVQVWMQPLGRPFIVISDYLESRDIMVRRTPQQFDRSAWLGDMFWAIAPRNMTRFLTNDDWKVHRRLMADAMSPNFLKNVASHHAHSGASSLIALWKSKMDLAQGHAFSVLEDVCKAGMDTMWASTLGDEISTTSSQVKLISGLKSIPLPASKDIAAEFPEAEDPEAFTALLALGDSVVYAASSPFPKITHWLAVHLVSSLRKSMRLKGTLFSGLLNSAARKFATSQDESRVKHVLDLVVQREVSLAKKEGRQPVFDTQDIRDELFGFLLAGNETTAATICWGVKHLADNLEVQEKLRKHLREYHAAAFEQGEIPTSQEIVAANIPYLEATITEILRLAGSTPGNSRKTTQNVQILGYDIPKGYDVLMVSQSDQNHVSMLTQSQLSNGADYISAPLPIDLNRRSKRSVEANDVTGMWDPSNISDFMPERWLVADEKGEVSYDAKAGPFQAFGAGLRGCYGRKLAELNLRTFFTLIMWEYKVLPPPDAYRSYIGLDKAMHQPQQCYLRLEKAS; via the exons ATGTCATCTTTTGAAGCATACAGCGATCTGTTGAGACCTTGGTCTTGGTCGAATAACTCACCGCCCACCACAGCCGATCTAGGCAAGACAGAACTGCATCATGCAGACACCCAGAACAGCAGTACAAATTGGTCCGTCTACATTTACGCACTGTTGGCTGTAACACTGGTGTATGGCTTGTACAACCTGTACAGAGCAGCTCTGCCCAAGCCAGTGCCCGGAATTCCCTGCGACAATGCCTCCCGCAATCGCCTCATGGGCGATTTGCCAGATGCCATGAAGTGGATGGGCGAGAGGAAAGAGTTTTGGTCTTTCATGCAAGAAAGGTGTCGACAGCTCAACTCGCCGATCGTGCAAGTGTGGATGCAGCCTCTGGGCAGGCCGTTCATCGTGATCAGCGACTACCTCGAATCACGAGATATCATGGTGCGAAGGACACCGCAGCAGTTTGACCGATCTGCTTGGCTGGGCGACATGTTCTGGGCTATCGCGCCG CGGAACATGACGAGGTTCCTTACCAATGACGACTGGAAAGTACATCGACGGCTCATGGCTGATGCCATGTCTCCTAACTTCCTGAAGAATGTTGCGAGTCACCACGCTCACTCTGGCGCTTCTTCGCTCATAGCACTATGGAAGAGCAAGATGGATCTCGCGCAAGGCCACGCATTCAGTGTCCTTGAGGACGTCTGCAAAGCCGGAATGGACACTATGTGGGCGTCAACGCTCGGCGACGAGATCAGCACAACATCAAGCCAAGTGAAGCTGATCTCCGGTCTCAAGAGCATCCCACTACCTGCATCAAAGGACATCGCGGCCGAGTTTCCCGAAGCTGAAGACCCAGAAGCTTTCACCGCACTTCTAGCACTTGGCGACAGTGTTGTATACGCCGCATCGTCACCATTTCCAAAGATCACGCACTGGTTGGCCGTCCACTTGGTATCCTCCCTCCGCAAGTCGATGAGACTCAAAGGCACGCTCTTCTCCGGCCTCCTCAACTCAGCTGCCAGGAAATTCGCAACCTCGCAGGACGAAAGCAGAGTCAAGCACGTACTCGACCTTGTCGTCCAACGCGAGGTCTCTCTAGCCAAGAAGGAAGGACGACAGCCGGTCTTTGATACCCAAGACATTCGAGATGAGCTCTTCGGGTTCCTGCTCGCCGGCAATGAGACTACTGCCGCTACGATCTGCTGGGGCGTGAAGCATCTTGCTGATAATTTGGAGGTACaagagaagcttcgcaaGCATTTGAGGGAGTATCACGCTGCGGCATTTGAGCAAGGGGAGATTCCTACTTCGCAAGAGATCGTGGCTGCCAATATTCCGTACCTTGAGGCTACCATCACCGAGATCCTGCGACTGGCGGGTAGCACTCCGGGTAATTCGAGGAAGACGACGCAGAATGTGCAGATTCTGGGCTATGATATCCCGAAAGGTTATGATGTGCTGATGGTGAGTCAATCTGACCAGAATCATGTCTCTATGCTGACCCAAAGCCAGCTATCGAATGGGGCCGACTACATCTCCGCACCACTCCCCATCGACCTCAACCGCCGCAGCAAACGCAGCGTCGAGGCCAACGATGTCACCGGCATGTGGGACCCATCCAACATCAGCGACTTCATGCCAGAGAGATGGCTCGTGGCGGATGAGAAGGGTGAGGTGTCGTATGATGCTAAGGCTGGTCCGTTCCAAGCCTTCGGAGCGGGGCTAAGAGGGTGCTATG GACGCAAGCTCGCGGAGCTCAACCTGAGGACTTTCTTCACTCTCATCATGTGGGAGTACAAGGTTCTGCCTCCGCCAGATGCGTATAGGTCTTATATTGGACTTGACAAGGCGATGCATCAGCCGCAGCAGTGTTATCTGAGGTTGGAGAAGGCGTCTTGA